The window TGAGCGGCGCACTGGTTTCGGGCGAGGTCGGTAGTGCGATGACGTTCTGCGTCGGCGCACCCTCGAGCAGGCGGCGAATGACGACGTCGACGAAATGCGCGGCCTTGCGGGCGCCGGCCTTGGTGAAATGGACGCCGTCGCCGAGCCGGAGCTTGGCGATCTGCCCGTTCACGTCCGGCCCGGTCGCCGTATAGCGGTTCTCGCCGTCGACATAGGCGCCCCAGAGATCGACATACTGGCCGCCGCCGGCCTCCGCGCCCTTGCGGAAGAGGTCGTTCAACGTGATCAGGTCTGTCGATAGCCGGGGGTTCTGCATCGGCGGCGCGCCAACCCAGATCAGCGGTATCCGCTTTGTGCCGAAGGCCGCAGCGACGGCATCGATCCTGGCCTTGTAGAGCTGGAGCCAGCGCTCGCTCAAGGGATCGTGCGTGACGTCTCCTTCACGGATCACCTGGCGATCGTTCGGGCCGAGAATGATGACCCCGACCATCACCTTGGCGTCGGCGGCCAGCAGCTCACCGGCTGCCTTCGGCCAATCGTAAAAATCGGTGCGCACCAAGCCGCTATCGGCCTTGGCCTTGTTTACCACCGCGACATCGGCGCGGTCGCCCAGGCTGTCATCGAGCCCTTCGGCGATCTGCCCTGCCAGCGTATCGCCGATGACGAGAACATGGTGGTTGACGTCGACCTTGGGGATGACCGGGTCGTCGCGGACGACGACGCGGGTCGGCGCCCGGCGTTGGGCCGGCGCGACGCGCTCGCGTGGCTGCCGTTGCTGGACCGCCGGCCTCTCCGGAATCTGCCAGAACATGTTGAACAGGCTGCGGCCCTGCGGCGGCGCTTGCGGTATCCGACCCGGAGGCACCGGGTTCTGGGCGATCGAGATCGGTCCGCCGGTGACGAGCACGAGCAGGGCCGCGGCCAGAACCATGAAGAGCGAACGCGTGCGCATCATGCTCTCGATCGGCGCCGGTCAGAGGGTGGCGCCGCCAGGCAATATAGTCGCGATCGCCCGGTTCGTCAGCGGGGTGCCTTCATCCGCGCCAGCAGCGCCGGCGTCGGGTAGCCGTCAGCGAGCATGCCGACCCTCAGCTGGTACTGCCGGACCGCTTCGCGCGTGCCGGTACCGATACGGCCGTCGGCATCGTGATTATAGAGGCCGAGGGCTTTCAGCCGGCGCTGGACGTCGGTGGTGCCGGCCTTGTCGAGCCGCGGTGCCTTGACCGGCCATTCGCCCTGCAACGCCGGACGCCCAACGATCCGGTCGCCGAGATGCCCGACGGCGAGGGCATAGGCGTCGGAGGAGTTGTATTTCTTGATGACGTCGAAATTCGCGGTCAGCAGCATGGCGGGCCCGGTGTGGCCGGCCGGATAGAACAGCCTCGCTTCGCCCGAGGAGGGCAGCGAGCCGCCATCGGCGCGGCGTACGCCGGCGGAGCGGAAGGAAGAGAAGCTCGCGCGGTAGAGATTGTGGTCGAAGCCATCGGGCACCACGACCTCGATGCCCCAGGGCAGGCCGGGGGTCCAGCCATAGCCTTTGAGATAGTTGGCGGTCGAGGCGATGGCGTCGCTGGTCGAAGTCCAGATATCGGCATGGCCGTCGCCGGTCTGGTCGACCGCGTACTTCATGTAGCTCGACGGCATGAACTGGGTGTGGCCCATGGCACCGGCCCAGGAGCCGCGCAGTTCGCGGCGCTCGACATGGCCCTTCTCGATCAACTCCAGCGCGGTCAGCAGCTCGTCGCGGAAGAAATCGCCGCGATAGCGGATGTTGGCCAGCGTCGCGAGCGAGCGGATCACATCCTTGTCGCCCTTGAACGAGCCGTAATTGGTCTCCATCCCCCAGATGCCGAGGATGATTTCCTTCGGCACGCCATAGCGGGACTCGGCCTGCGCCAGCACGCCGGCATGGGCCTCCAGCATCTCGCGGCCGCGCGAGATCCGGCCGCCGCCGACAGCGCTGTTGAGATAGCTCCAGATCGGCGCGACGAATTCCGACTGCTTTTGCGTCAATGCCACGATCGACGGATCGGGTGTCACACCCTGGAAGGCGAGGTCGAAGGTCTGGCGCGAGATGCCACGGGCCTGTGCCATGGGCCAGAGCGTGCGCAGGAAGCCGTCGAAGCCCGGGGCGGCTGGGCGCGCCTCGGGTTTTGGTGTCTGCGCCCGTGCCGGATTGATCGAACCCGTCGTCTGCGCGAGCGCCGGCCCGAGGCCGAGCGCTACAGCGAAGGCGAGAACGGTGACGGGGCGCATGGTTGCTCCTCTGGCTCGGTCGCGGGTTCTTTCCACCACAGCGCCCGAACGAGGTTAACCATGGGTTAACGCCGCGCCAAATCGCTCTCGCTTCTAATTTGGAAACCGTTTTACCGATCAGCTTGCGGTGCAAGCTGATCGGAACGGACTCTCGTCAGCTGGCGTTGCGTTTGCGCAGGCTCTCCTCCCAGGCCAGCGCCTGGGTGACGATTTCCGTGAGATCGTCATGCTCCGGCTGCCAACCGAGTTCAGAGCGGATGCGGTCGGCCTTGGCGACCAGCGCGGCCGGGTCGCCGTCACGGCGCGGCGAGAGCCGAACCGGGAAATCGACGCCCGAAACCTGCTTCACCACCTCGACGACTTCCTTGACCGAATAGCCGCGGCCGTAGCCGCAGTTGAGCGTCAGGTTCTCGCCGCCGGTGCGCAAGTGGTCGAGCGCCGCCAGATGGGCGCGGGCGAGGTCGGTGACGTGGATATAGTCGCGGACGCAGGTGCCGTCCGGCGTCGCATAATCGGTACCGAAGATGTCGAGCCCGGCGCGCTGGCCGAGCGCGGCCTGGCTCGCGACCTTGATCAGATGTGTCGCGTTGGCGCTGGATTGGCCGGAGCGGCCGCGTGGATCGGCGCCGGCGACATTGAAATAGCGCAGCGCAACATAGGTCAGGCCATGGGCGCGGGCGACGTCGCCGAGCATCCACTCGCTCATCAGTTTGGAGCGGCCATAGGGGTTGATCGGATTGAGTGCGATCTCCTCCGGCACCGGCGAGACCGGCGGCTCGCCATAGACGGCGGCCGTAGAGGAGAAGATCACATGCTTGACACCGCCGCGCACGGCGCTCTCCAGCAGCGCGCGCGTCTTGACGGTGTTGTTGAGGTAATAGCCGAGCGGGTCTGATACCGAGTCCGGCACGACGATCCGGGCGGCGAAATGCGCGATCTCACTGATGCCGTGCTCGGCGATGGTGCGCTCGACCAGGGCCTGATCGCCCATGTCGCCGCGCACGAGAGTCGCTTCCTGCGGCACCGCCCACCAGAAGCCGGTCGAGAGATCGTCGAGCACCACGACCTTCTCGCCACGGTCCAGCAGCTCGAGAACCATGTGGCTGCCGATATAGCCGGCACCGCCCGAAACCAGAATCGCCATCTTCGTCTCCTCGTCACGTGATCCGCATAAACCGGAATCACGACAGTTCGAACCAGCCTGTCGGCGCGACATGGCTATTCTCAGGCACCGCTTCAGTGAAGCCATGCAAGAATGGTGGCCAGGGCGGCAAATCCAGTAATCTACAGCAAGAGCATTGACGTATCGGCAAGGCGTGACTGGTAATTGAAAATGAGGCCGGCCCGGCTTTCGCCAGAATCGCGGGTCAGCCTAAACAAGACCGGCATCAACGGGCGAAGCCGGCTCCTCCCGAAGCCCTCCGATCTTCAGCAGGCGCGCGCGGCAAGCGCGCGAGATGGACGCGCATGATCAAGAAAATCCGCAAGGCGGTCTTTCCCGTCGCTGGTCTCGGCACCCGTTTCCTGCCCGCCACCAAGGCGATTCCGAAGGAGATGCTGACCATCGTCGACCGGCCAGTGGTCCAGCACGTGGTCGACGAGGCGCGCGCCGCCGGGATCGAGCATTTCGTCTTCGTCACCGGCCGCAACAAGGGCGTGATCGAGGACCATTTCGACATGGCCTACGAGCTCGACGACACGCTGGCCAAGCGCGGCAAGACCAAGGAGCTGGACGCGCTCAAGCACGATCTGCCGGCCGCCGGCGCCACGAGCTTCACCCGCCAGCAGGCGCCGCTCGGCCTCGGCCATGCCGTCTGGTGCGCGCGCGACATCATCGGCGACGAGCCTTTCGCGCTGCTGCTGCCCGATATGCTGCATCACACCAGCGGCAAGGGCTGCCTTGCCGAGATGATCGAGGCCCATGCGGAGCATGGCGGCAACCACATCGCCGTTGCGCCGGTGCCTGAGGACCAGACCCATCAATACGGCATCGTCGGCGTGCACGATGCCAAGGCCAAGGTTTCGCAGATTACCGGAATGGTCGAGAAGCCGCCGAAGGGCACGGCGCCGTCGAACCTGCACATCACCGGCCGCTACATCCTGCAGCCGACGATCTTCGACCTGCTCGCCAAGCAGGAGAAGGGCGCCGGCGGCGAGATCCAGCTGACCGATTCGATGATCGCCCTGGCAAAGCTCGAGAAGTTCTTCGCGGTGCGCTTCGACGGTGACATCTACGATACCGGCTCGAAGATCGGCTTCCTCTCGGCCAATGTCGCTTATGCACTGGAGCGCGGCGATCTCGGCCCGCAATTGCGCGGCGAGATCGAGCGCCTGCTGGGGCGGTAAGCCAGCTACGTCATTCCCGGGCGGAGCGTAGCGCAGACCCGGGAATCTCGGGCCGGAAGAGGCTTTCTCCAAGGGAGAGCCCATTCTGCCCGAGATGCTCGGGTCAAGCCCGAGCATGACCGCTGCGGCTATTAGAACTGCACCCGCAACCCGACCTGCGCGATGTTGGCGGTGTAGTCCGAGCCCTGGTTGGTCGAGTTCAGGCGCTCATGGGTGAAGCTGGCGCGGACCGAGAAGGTCCGGGTCAGCTTGTATTCGATCCTGGCGCCGATGGTCGACGTGTCCTCGCGCAGGTCCTGGCCGTCATATTCGGTGCGGCCATAGCTGGCGAAACCGGTGACGGTGATGTTCCGGCGCAGGGCATGCGCCACTTCGAGATTAACGCGCCGTGCCGTCGTGCCGCTCGAGCCGGGGATGGTAGTGTCGCCGAGCTCGGAGGCACCGCGCAGCGTCACAGTGGTCAGCGGCGTCGGCGTCCACAGGATCGCGGCGTCGCCGACGATGCCGCGCAGGTTCTTCAGCCGGCCATCCTCGTATTTGCGGTCCTGATAGCCGACCGAGACCTCGGCGGTGAGCAGGCGGCTGATCTCGAAGGTCGAGCCGAGGCGGGCGGTATAGCCGTCGGAGGAACGCATATAGCCGCTGGAATCGACCTTCTCGTCGAACTGGCGGGTGTCGATCTCGCCCTGGACGAAGGGCTTGAAACCCGGCGTCACCTCGTAGGCGGCGCGCAGGCGCAGGCCGTATTGGGTCTGGTTGCGATCGGCCTGGCTCAGCTTACGCCCGTTGCTGAGATCGGCGTCCTCGTAGTCCTGGCGGTCGACCGCGCCGCGCAAGGTGAACTGCAGACGGTTGATGTCATGGGTGACGCCGGCCGCGGCGCCATAGTTCCAGGTGATTGGCCGGCCCTGTACGGCAGCCGACAGATCGGGTGAGCCTGGCCGCTGCGTGTCGAGACGCAAGCGCGATTCGAGCAGGATGCGGGTGTCGCGCGTCGCGTCGAGGCGCAGCGACATGTTGCCTTCCGCATCCGGGCGCGAGGCGCTGTCGTCGCGATAGTAGCGGCTGTAGCCGCCACGCAGCATGCCGGTGAGCTCGTGCACGTTCCAGTCGGATTGGATGCCGAGCTCGCCCTCGGTGCGGCTGAACAGCGAGCCCTTGCTCGCCCCGGGCACGCGCGAGGGATTGCTGTCATAGCCGCCGGAGCCGGTGATTGCCGGGCGCAGGATGACATTGCCGAGGCGCAGGCCGAGCGGCGCGTAGGGGTCTTCCTCCGGCCGCTTGCGCTTGCGCGGCTCGGGCGCCGGCGGAAGTGGCGGGGGCAGAGCGGTTATCGTCGGCTGCGGAGCGCGGATATCGCGCTGGGTGATGCCGCGCAAGCGCGAGGACCGTACTGGCTGGCTGGCACGAGGCGGCTGACCGGAGGAGATCGCACCAGAGCGGCGACGGGTTGCGACGGAAGGCTCGTCGACCGCGTCGGGAGAGGCGATCTGGTTCCGACCGGTCGAAGTCTGGGTCGCCTGTGTCTGCCCGAGATTACTAGGAGTCCCGGTGCGCAAAGCCGGCGCGCCGGATCGGTTTGACGACGTCGCCTGCCGGTCGGAGGTCTGGGCAACCACCTGCGTCGGCCAAGTCGTCAGCCCGGCAACGACGCCGCAGCTTGCGACGCCTGCCAGCCAGCAGATCTTGGCAAAACGGGACACTGGCGCGACGGTGCTCCGGCGAGGCAAAGGCTCTCGCGCGCCGGAAGGGCGCGCATGGTTAATGGAGTTAGAACGAAGAGGGTTAATGCTGCGTCAACGCTGGCGCAGCGGTGGCCAGCCGGCCTCCCGCCATGCTAGAGGCGCGCTCCATGACCGCGACCATCAGCGCTTCCGCCCTGCGGACCATCGCCACCGAACGCGCCGGGCTCGATGCCTTGCACGAAGCGATCGGCAATGGCCTCGCCGAACCCTTCACC is drawn from Bosea sp. Tri-49 and contains these coding sequences:
- a CDS encoding SGNH/GDSL hydrolase family protein, with product MMRTRSLFMVLAAALLVLVTGGPISIAQNPVPPGRIPQAPPQGRSLFNMFWQIPERPAVQQRQPRERVAPAQRRAPTRVVVRDDPVIPKVDVNHHVLVIGDTLAGQIAEGLDDSLGDRADVAVVNKAKADSGLVRTDFYDWPKAAGELLAADAKVMVGVIILGPNDRQVIREGDVTHDPLSERWLQLYKARIDAVAAAFGTKRIPLIWVGAPPMQNPRLSTDLITLNDLFRKGAEAGGGQYVDLWGAYVDGENRYTATGPDVNGQIAKLRLGDGVHFTKAGARKAAHFVDVVIRRLLEGAPTQNVIALPTSPETSAPLTPELQPGGVERLIDRMVSGLPADLQLIPVAPPKPLAGPILPLTGAIVGSGDTALITSVQEARGRGDVAAGLDRVFGQGIAPEPRPGRADDFSWPRLN
- a CDS encoding lytic murein transglycosylase → MRPVTVLAFAVALGLGPALAQTTGSINPARAQTPKPEARPAAPGFDGFLRTLWPMAQARGISRQTFDLAFQGVTPDPSIVALTQKQSEFVAPIWSYLNSAVGGGRISRGREMLEAHAGVLAQAESRYGVPKEIILGIWGMETNYGSFKGDKDVIRSLATLANIRYRGDFFRDELLTALELIEKGHVERRELRGSWAGAMGHTQFMPSSYMKYAVDQTGDGHADIWTSTSDAIASTANYLKGYGWTPGLPWGIEVVVPDGFDHNLYRASFSSFRSAGVRRADGGSLPSSGEARLFYPAGHTGPAMLLTANFDVIKKYNSSDAYALAVGHLGDRIVGRPALQGEWPVKAPRLDKAGTTDVQRRLKALGLYNHDADGRIGTGTREAVRQYQLRVGMLADGYPTPALLARMKAPR
- the galE gene encoding UDP-glucose 4-epimerase GalE, with product MAILVSGGAGYIGSHMVLELLDRGEKVVVLDDLSTGFWWAVPQEATLVRGDMGDQALVERTIAEHGISEIAHFAARIVVPDSVSDPLGYYLNNTVKTRALLESAVRGGVKHVIFSSTAAVYGEPPVSPVPEEIALNPINPYGRSKLMSEWMLGDVARAHGLTYVALRYFNVAGADPRGRSGQSSANATHLIKVASQAALGQRAGLDIFGTDYATPDGTCVRDYIHVTDLARAHLAALDHLRTGGENLTLNCGYGRGYSVKEVVEVVKQVSGVDFPVRLSPRRDGDPAALVAKADRIRSELGWQPEHDDLTEIVTQALAWEESLRKRNAS
- a CDS encoding UTP--glucose-1-phosphate uridylyltransferase, which codes for MIKKIRKAVFPVAGLGTRFLPATKAIPKEMLTIVDRPVVQHVVDEARAAGIEHFVFVTGRNKGVIEDHFDMAYELDDTLAKRGKTKELDALKHDLPAAGATSFTRQQAPLGLGHAVWCARDIIGDEPFALLLPDMLHHTSGKGCLAEMIEAHAEHGGNHIAVAPVPEDQTHQYGIVGVHDAKAKVSQITGMVEKPPKGTAPSNLHITGRYILQPTIFDLLAKQEKGAGGEIQLTDSMIALAKLEKFFAVRFDGDIYDTGSKIGFLSANVAYALERGDLGPQLRGEIERLLGR
- a CDS encoding outer membrane beta-barrel protein, whose protein sequence is MSRFAKICWLAGVASCGVVAGLTTWPTQVVAQTSDRQATSSNRSGAPALRTGTPSNLGQTQATQTSTGRNQIASPDAVDEPSVATRRRSGAISSGQPPRASQPVRSSRLRGITQRDIRAPQPTITALPPPLPPAPEPRKRKRPEEDPYAPLGLRLGNVILRPAITGSGGYDSNPSRVPGASKGSLFSRTEGELGIQSDWNVHELTGMLRGGYSRYYRDDSASRPDAEGNMSLRLDATRDTRILLESRLRLDTQRPGSPDLSAAVQGRPITWNYGAAAGVTHDINRLQFTLRGAVDRQDYEDADLSNGRKLSQADRNQTQYGLRLRAAYEVTPGFKPFVQGEIDTRQFDEKVDSSGYMRSSDGYTARLGSTFEISRLLTAEVSVGYQDRKYEDGRLKNLRGIVGDAAILWTPTPLTTVTLRGASELGDTTIPGSSGTTARRVNLEVAHALRRNITVTGFASYGRTEYDGQDLREDTSTIGARIEYKLTRTFSVRASFTHERLNSTNQGSDYTANIAQVGLRVQF